ATTTTTTACCACAAGAGAGAAAGGCACGGGTTTGGGGCTGGCGATTGTCAAAAATTTGATAACGGAGAATGGGGGGAGTATTCGATATGTTCCATCGAATGAAACTGGGGCGAGGTTTGAGGTGGAGTTGGTGAGATATGTGGCATAGGGGATGGAGCAAGGCGCTCGGGGCATGGAGCATGGCGAATGGATTAAAAAAATAGACATCTGCACAATGTGGATAGCTGTCATTCCGAACCGCCAGTTGGCGGTGAGGAATCTGGTTTTTCAACTGAGTGAGTAAGAAATAGAGATTCCTCACTCCGCTGCGCTTCGTTCGGAATGACAATCAATTTTAATCCTGCAGAAGTCTAAATGACAATAGAAAAGGAGCAAATTTTGGCAAGGATTCTAGTCATCGAAGACAACGACACCATGCGAGAGGGAATGGTGGCGATCATCGGGAAGATGGGGCATGAGTGCGATGCCGTCAGCAGCGGTCAGGCAGGGCTGGCACTGTCCGAGAAAAAGGCGTTCGATCTGATCGTGACCGATTATCGTATGGAGGGGATGGATGGCCTGGAGGTGTTGAAGCAGAGCAAATTGAAAGCGCCAGGGACCGAGGTTTTGATCATTACAGCGTATGGCACGATCGAGCTGGCGGTCGAGGCGATGAAGTTGGGCGCTGTGGATTTCATTACCAAGCCGTTCTCGCATGACGAGTTCAAATTGAAAATCGAGCGCATTCTGGAGCGGATTCAGGAGCGGAAGGAGCTGGCTCGCATCTCCGATGAAAACATCTACCTGCGGGATGAACTCGAGGAGCAATTTAATTACGGCGAGATCATCGGCAAGTCCCGAGCCATGCAGGAGGTCTATCGCACCATTGAAAAGGTAGCGGCCACGGATTCATCGGTGCTGATCTACGGCGAGAGCGGTACGGGGAAGGAACTGGTGGCCCGTGCCATTCATAAATTGAGTCCCCGAAAGGATAAGCCGTTCATCCGAGTGAACTGCGGCGCCCTGGTGGAAAATCTGCTGGAATCCGAATTGTTCGGCCATGAGAAAGGGGCGTTCACGGGTGCCATGAAACGCAAAAAAGGTCGCTTCGAGCTGGCGCACCAGGGCAGTATTTTTCTGGACGAGATCGGCGATATTTCGCCCAATATGCAATTGAAGCTGTTGCGGGTATTGCAGGAGAAGGAGTTCGAGCGAGTGGGCAGCGAGGAGACGATTCAGGTGGACGTCAGAATTTTAGCAGCCACCAATAAGAATCTGTCTGAATTGGTGCAGCAGGGGAAATTCAGGGAGGATCTGTACTATCGGCTGCACATCATTCCCATTTATTTGCCGCCGCTGCGGGAGCGAAAAGAAGATATTCCGCTGTTGGTTCAGCACTTTATCAAGCAATTAGCAGCGGAATTGAAGAAGCCTGCTCAGGCGATTACTGATGCGGCCATGGAAAAATTAATAAATTATCCCTGGCCTGGCAATGTTCGAGAGCTGGAAAATGTGATTGAGCGGGCCATCGTGCTAAGCGACAAAGCCGTGATCGATGCAGCGGATCTGCCGATCCTACCAGCCACGGGTGCTGAACGCTTGCCAGGCGATTTACTGGATCGGTTTGGGTACAAGCTCAATGAAACGCTGGCAGCGGTTGAAAAGCAGTTGATCGAGAAGGCGATGAATGAAACACAGGGGAATAAAAACCAGGCGGCAAAGTTGTTGGGGATTGGGACGAGTTTGTTGTATTATAAATTGGAAAAGTACGGAATCATCTCCAACTGACAGAGACGACCCAATGGATGATTTCGATTTTGGATTTGCGATTTTAGAAATTGATTTTGAAATAAAGTTCCCACAAATGATAGAACAGCCACGGATTATTTTTCAAAAATATATGGAAGCAATATCATTTTTGGGAAAAAACAAGATGAAAAATAGCATCTGTTGCATTGTTTTCTGTGCACTGGCGATTGGCATCAAGCCAAGCAAATTCGTGAAAAGACGCTGTCATTCTGAGGAGCGCAGCGACGAAGAATCTTTTCAATAAACGCACCTGTTCTCGTTGAATCTTGGAATTCTTCGCTCTCCGCCTGGCGGACATAGGCGTCAACCTAAGAGAGGAATATTATTCTGGGAGATCCACCAAATGCCTATTAGCGTCCACATAAGATATTTTTTTCTCAGAGACCGCTAAAGCGGTCAGCAACTCTGTTTAATTTATCATTGACGCCCGAATTAATTCGGGCGTCAATGATAAACTCGTATTACTATCAATAACCGTTTTAACGGTTGTAATATTTTTGAGCTTAGGTTGACGCCAAAGGCCTGGCGGCAGATCGCTCAGAATGACATGTCAATCGCAGTTTGACGCAAATCGCCATCTGGCGGATTGGAAAAAATATTCGGTAAAGCAAAATGAAAAAATTAATCATAATCGGAATTCTGTTTCTGATTAGCGCTTTGCTCTATTCACAGCAACTAAACATCGATCTGGCCAAGCAAAATGAAAGACAGCTTGCGGCGCAACTCGAATCGCTCCAAATCGAAAAAACGAGATACCTCCACCAGAGCGATTCCCTGGCTGCACTGATTCAGCAGCTCAAGTCGAAGCAAGATTTGAACATCTTTCAGCGGCGGCGATTGGAGCAATTGCTGAAATCTTCGCAGGAGCTTGATCAGAATATCCTTGCCGTTGATCAAAAAATTGAAAAAGCTGATCGGGAGTATCAGGCCGTGCTGCGGGAATTGGTGGCGTGGTACGATGCCCAGATGGCGCAGTTGATCGATTCGGGACGGGGCAAAAAAATTTCTCAGGAGCAGCTCGAGCGGCTGGCGACCTGGCAGCGGGAGCGTCAGGAATATGCGAGCAAAATTAAACAGGATCAGCTTCAACACCTGATCAGCAGCAGGCCGATCCAGATCCAGGAATCTGACTCTTATCAAATCATCAAACAAAAGGCCGATCTGGTAAAGGATCAGGAAGATAAGGCACGCAAGCAGATAATGCTCGTGGACAAGCGAGTGACCGAGCTTCAGAAGGAATTGAAACTGCGCAGCCGCATGAATGAGCTGATTGCCGACACTTATTTGATGGATCAGCCACCCGAAAAAATGTTGCCTCAGAGCCAGGTCCGAGGCACCAATGAAAATGCCACCTTTTCCGAAACCGATAAATCTATGAGGGCGCAATCGAGCGCCTCGTTCGATGTGGTTGATAATCTTTTGCTGAAGACCGACGTGAGCGGCATCTCAAAAATGGATCTGGAGAGCCAGCTCCGAAACTTGCAGCAGATGAAAGCCCGATTGACCCAAACGGCAGATAGCTTGGGAGCGGTTGCAGAAAAATTTTATCAAGCGGCGGAACAGAAGCGGCGGGATGAACAGAAAAATTGAACGTTCACACGTGACCGTCACTTACCAAGTGACGGTCACATTGCTTATCTTCTTCATTCAGGCCAGTTGTTCCGTTGCGCAAAATACCCATGATAACTGGCACTGGAAGCATCGTCTCCAGTGGGGCGTGGATTACGATAGCAATGTGGCGGAGGCTCGAATCAATCGGCAAAGCGATGGCCTGACTAAATTGATCCTGGAGAGCCAGGGCAAATTAACCAGTCAATCTTACCTCATCCATCTGCAATATCACGGTGGGCTGCAATATTACTTTCAAACGGCAGCCGAGCACAAAATAGCCCAGGATGCCAGCGGCACTTTCATTTATCAAGTAGCGCCCAAAATTCGGTTCGGAACGGTGCTATGGGGCCGATTCAAATATTTCAACGGCTATGATTGGCATTATTTGATCAAAAGCACAGAGCTATTTCTCACCTTCAATGTACTGGCTTCCCAACTTAGGACCGCCTACGAGAATGAAGGCTTGAACTATCTGAAATATCATCGATTCGATTTCAATACCCACCACTTTTCACTCTCCCTGATAAAACGGATCGGGCCAATATTGACTGGTCAGGTGAAGTCAGGCTATCGTTTGATCAATTTCCAGCGCAATGCGATCTCGCCCAAATCGCAGGGGCTATACATCGATTATCTGGATTTTCGCCAGCAGGATGATCATTACTATTTTTCAATCCAGGGCTCGATCCAGAAAAAAGCTTTGAGCAATTTCCAATATCGGTATTCAAGAAATTTGTCCAACAGCTACGGCTTTTCCTATCGGCAGCATCGGGCAACGCTCTCGCTGGTCTGCCCGTTGCATGAAAAATGGTTGCTACGGATTTATGGCGGCTTGCAGCGCAAGAAATATGATGAAGCCCTGAATAAAATCATCCAGACCGAGCTTGATACCGAACGAGAGATCAGCAATTTCTTCATCACCGACTTTTCCACCGATTTGACCGACAAACTGAGCCTGCTCCTCCGCTATTCCTGGTACAACAATGAATCGCCACTGCCTGGGAGATATTATCAGAAGACAATTTTGTCCTGTTCATTTGAATATCGGTTTTAGCAAATTAGCTGTAGTCCATCCGCCAACTGGCCATCGGCGTCAACCAAAGCGAACATAGTGGGAAAATTAGTCATTCTGAGGAGCGAAGCGACGAAGAATCTCTTTTATAAATGCATCTTCTTTTATTAGATCAAGTGATTCTTCGCTCTCCGCCTGGTGCTGGATCGCTCAGAATGACATTGCAGTCTTAAGTTGAGGCTAATAGCCAACTGGGGGAGGGGCTACATCTGTCATCTATCAAATTTTTGATAGTCCTATCAAATTTTTGATAATGATCTTGCCAAAATACATTTTCATATCTTAGCAATGAATTTTGCAACTGCAGTCCACTTGCGGGATGGCCTACTTTTGCCCGATATTGGGCGCTCATCAGATGCAGTCCACCTGGGAGATGGACTACTTCTGATGTGAGTGGCATATGAATTGCGCTATTGTAATTTGCATAGAATGACTTTTATCCAAAAAAGACAATGCTCAACTGATAGAAACAATCCAACGGATGGAAATCAAAACAATATCCGTTGGGTTGTTTCAATCAGTTGGAAGAAATGATGGAGAATTTTCAATGAAAAATCTCATCTCAATTATCGGCTTTTTTCTAATCCAATTTTCAGCATCAGCCATCCATCCCCAGATGCTGGCCACCATCACCGAAGACGTCACCACCGAATTCGGCACCTATCATCCCATTCCTGTGGATTTCACGGCCCAGGTGCCCGCTTTCACTTTCAAGCCTGATTTTGGCGATGTCAATAATTTCGACCAGGTGAGCTGGAATTTCAATGGCATCGATTCGGCCCTGCTGCGAGCCAATCATTTTACGGTCAAGAAAAGTCAGTACAAGCAATTGTTCGATGTTTATAATGCCTGCACCTGGAATGGCACGCCGATCTTTGTGACGACCGATGCCGTGCTGCATACCTATCACGTCCTGTTCGATCGGATTCTGGCGGAGATCGAAGTCAAAAAATTTGTGGCGGAATTGAATGCGCTGACCGAAAATCTGCTGCTTGAGACTGAAAATATTTATAACCAATCCCTCAAGCCAGAGACAAAGGAGGCGGCTCGCCGCAACCTTGCCTTTTTATCTGTGGCTCACAAATTACTGAATGGAACAGGAGTCACCGTTCCTCCAGTCGTCGCTGCGCTGGTGGATTCGGAGCTGGTGTTGATTGACAAGCATGAAGGCTATCAAATCTCGCCCATCTTCGGTAATTTTTCGGCATTGGATTACAGCCAATTCCAGCCCCGAGGCCATTACACCAAAAACGATACGCTCAAAGCTTATTTCAAAACCATGATGTGGTACGGCTGGACCATATTTACCATGGAGCCCAATCTGTTCGGCGATCTATCCTATCGCCATACCCTTCAGGCATTGTTGCTGGTGCAGATGCTTTACCGACTTCAGTTCGATAGCCAGCCCCTGTTGGAAAAATGGCAGTTCATTTATAATCCGACCGTTTTCTTTGTCGGCAAAACTGATGATCCCACGGTTCTGGATTACAAGCTGATTG
The candidate division KSB1 bacterium DNA segment above includes these coding regions:
- a CDS encoding sigma-54 dependent transcriptional regulator, with translation MARILVIEDNDTMREGMVAIIGKMGHECDAVSSGQAGLALSEKKAFDLIVTDYRMEGMDGLEVLKQSKLKAPGTEVLIITAYGTIELAVEAMKLGAVDFITKPFSHDEFKLKIERILERIQERKELARISDENIYLRDELEEQFNYGEIIGKSRAMQEVYRTIEKVAATDSSVLIYGESGTGKELVARAIHKLSPRKDKPFIRVNCGALVENLLESELFGHEKGAFTGAMKRKKGRFELAHQGSIFLDEIGDISPNMQLKLLRVLQEKEFERVGSEETIQVDVRILAATNKNLSELVQQGKFREDLYYRLHIIPIYLPPLRERKEDIPLLVQHFIKQLAAELKKPAQAITDAAMEKLINYPWPGNVRELENVIERAIVLSDKAVIDAADLPILPATGAERLPGDLLDRFGYKLNETLAAVEKQLIEKAMNETQGNKNQAAKLLGIGTSLLYYKLEKYGIISN
- a CDS encoding DUF3160 domain-containing protein; the encoded protein is MKNLISIIGFFLIQFSASAIHPQMLATITEDVTTEFGTYHPIPVDFTAQVPAFTFKPDFGDVNNFDQVSWNFNGIDSALLRANHFTVKKSQYKQLFDVYNACTWNGTPIFVTTDAVLHTYHVLFDRILAEIEVKKFVAELNALTENLLLETENIYNQSLKPETKEAARRNLAFLSVAHKLLNGTGVTVPPVVAALVDSELVLIDKHEGYQISPIFGNFSALDYSQFQPRGHYTKNDTLKAYFKTMMWYGWTIFTMEPNLFGDLSYRHTLQALLLVQMLYRLQFDSQPLLEKWQFIYNPTVFFVGKTDDPTVLDYKLIADQIYGANFSSLPVDSLANKNLLAAFMVEAQKLPEPKIPNWIYGTFTTYKGFRFMGQRFIPDSYMFAHLVLPEVPDRLFPKGLDVMAILGSDRAFAILDSLYKQTAYQNYTQQINGFKTEFANLSPAVWAQNLYWNWLYCLMPLLYEKGAGYPFFMQTLAWANKELLTALAS